GCTTCCGCACCACCTTCTGGCCACTCTTCAATGCTTCCAGACATGGCAATCGGATGCTCGTTGGGAGCATCTTCGTTGATGTCCAGCCCGGGGCGATAGGTGCGCACGGCCTTGTTAAATACTGAAAACTCCTTGCCAAGCTGGTCGGTCAATGAATATGAGGCCTCGCCTGTCAACGTGACAACATGAGCGGCACCAATTGTTAGCCGGGCCAAGCCATCAACATCGAACACCGCCGGTCCATCATTACCATGTTTGTCGCCAAGGGACACAACAATTACTGGCCGTGTACGAGCGGAATCTAGCAATAAGTCCACCAGCTGACGGACTGAATCATCTGTATCCACATGCCAAGCCTTGGTAGAAATTCGCCGACTATCCAAATACGCAGCATGATGGCTGACGACTTGCGCGACAACTCCGGGTATCGTTGCATCAAACTCGGGGGAGTCTCCGAGAGCGACGGCTTGGAGACGACAACCAAAAAGGATATTTTTCTCGTCGAGTAAAATGCCAGTTTCGGTGGTCCAATTGCGCCTTGCTACCCCTTTATCGGCGTCGCTGATCCGAAAGCACCAATAATTGGGATCTTCCAGCGCAAGCGCCGATACCGGCTGGGCTCCCACTTCCAACATATCGAATGATTCACCTTCCCAGGCATGCTTCGGGAGAAGCCGCCCCGCTCGTCTGGCTAGCCATTGAAGGGCTTCATTGCGGATTTCTCCGAATGTTTTTTTAGGATCGTCGGATTGAAACGTCAGGAGCACCTGGCTAACAGATCGCACGCGCGAGAATGGCGCCCGCCCGGCAAAGGTTGGTTTCTGTGGGCTGTTTGTCATGAGGGACGCCCGCCCTTGGCAATCAATTCAGCGAAATCATAATTGACGCTCGTCACACCGAAATCCGGTTCGCGCTGGAACGGCTGGCGCACGTAGTGGACGCGGTGCGTAATATCGCCGGTAAACTCAACAATCGCCAAGAGGAAATCCTCAGGTTTGTTCAGCGAGTAGAGAATCTCGTTGCGCGTGACGGTGATCGTCTGTGCGCCAGTGACCCGACCTTTAACCTCGATGAAACGCAGCTTGCCAGTGCCAGGCACACGGCTCTCGATGTCGTAGCCGAGCTTCTCAAGTTCGCGGTCTGTTGGCTCGAAACCGAGTTTGCGTTCGATCTCCATGACAATGGCGCGGGCGCGGTCGGCACTGACCAAGGTATCCACAGGCGTTGTTGGTGTTGCCGCTGCCTTCCCTGTCATGGATGCGAGCAGCCCCATCGGCACCACCAAGATGCCGCCGAGAACGACGGGTGGTAGCGGCGAAATATGGGCTTCTTGTTTCAGTTCTTCCAGCCGCTTCTGCAACCGACCCTGGAGTAGATCGGCTCGCTTGCGGGCCTCGCCCGAATTGAGCCTGGCGTTAGGTCTGCCGGCCTGCTCCTGGAGCTTGAGCTGCTCGGCGCGGTGATCCCAGTAGGTGATCTCCTTGGTGAGTCGCTCCTTCACTGCCGCTTCGGTCTTGGCGATAAGCGCGAGCTTGCCGTCTCGAACCTCGGCAAGGTGCTCCGGCACGACATGAGCCACGGCGTAGCCTTGCGCCTTCTGTTCCAACTCGCGGTTGAGCTTTGCGCACTCAGGCCGATCGAGGATCTCCTGTACATTTGGCTCGCCCTCGGCCAGTGGTCGGTAGTCGAGATAGGGCGCGTAATGCATATGGCGTGTGTTACCGTCGGCATCGAGTTCCACGTAGAGCATGCGCTTGGAGACGATACGGCGCTCGCCCGAGCGCGTGAGACTCGCGTCCTGGATCGCATGTTCGAGATAGAAGAGCACGCGTGGCTGTGTGCCGCTGTCGTGCTCGTCCACCAGTACGGCACCGCGCTTGAGCAGGTCGCGGTGGCGCTCAAGCGTGATGTCGATGACCGAGTCGAGAAGTGGATGGCCCGGGCATACGAAGGCGGCCAACGGCTGACCCTGCGGCGCGACCAGCGATTTGTCGAAGGCAATGCGTTCATAGCGTGGGAGCACCGGCTCGCCGATACCAATCAGGCGGTCGCGATGGCGCACCGGGGCCGGAACGTGGGTGATTTCGTAGCGGCGCGGCTCGCGCTGCTTGACTGCACCACCAAGACGCTGGAAAGCCTCGTGAAAAAAAGACTCAATGTAGTGCGGCTGCAGACGACGTGCATCGGCGCGTTCCATGTCTTCGCGGATGCGATGAACACGACTTGCGTCCATGGCATCGTGGGCGAGCGCGCGTTCATCAAGAAGATCCTGAAGATGACCACGATCGAGCGCCTTATCTAGAACGGTGGTCAGGTAGGCTTTAATCTCGGGTAGTTCACCATACCGGATGGCCTGAATTAAGAGATCGCGCAGGGATTTGCCCTCAAACTGGAGTTTGCCGAGCACGTCGAAAACCTGACCGCCGAGGGCCTGTCGGGCCTGCTCCAACTTCTCCAGCAGCTTGCGATAAACGTCGCCTTCACGGGTCTCTTCGGCCACCAGGTTCCACAGGTGGCACGCCTCGGTTTGCCCAATGCGGTGGATGCGGCCGAAGCGCTGCTCCAGACGGTTGGGGTTCCACGGCAAATCGTAGTTCACCATTAGGTGCGCACGCTGGAGGTTGATGCCCTCGCCTGCAGCGTCGGTGGCCAGCAGCACCTGCACCTCAGGATCAAACTTGAATGCCTCCTGTACTTTCAGGCGCTCCTCTCGTCCCATGCCACCATGGATCACGACCACTGCCTGCTGACCAAGTGGTGTAGTGATGCGGCTCTGGAGGTAGTTCAGCGTATCGCGGTGTTCCGTGAAAATAATGAGTTTCTGATGCGGCGAGGATGTAGGCCGCGGTATCTCTCCGGCACCGTAGGGTGCATCCGGTTCGGCCACGCGATTGGCACTGCCGGCGGTGGTGAAAATTTCGTCGAGCAAGCTCGACAGCTCGCGCCACTTGGTATCCGCGCCGCTGCGGCGAACTCCGAGAGCAAGTGACTCCAGCCCTTTAAGGGTCGCGATCTCAGCCTTCAACTCAACGATGGAACGCGCCGCAGTCGCCTGGTCAAGGACTTCCTCCTCTGCGGCCTCGACTTCGTTGTCCGGCGCGTCTTCGAGGTCTTCGACATCCTCGACATCGAATGTCGGCGTGGCGGGCGCTAGCACGGGCGCGGCTTGGCCACCGCGTTGGAGGACTTCCAGTTCGCGTAACCGGCTTTCCAACCGCTCACGGCGACGGCGCAGGGATTGGTAAATCGCCTCGGGTGATGAAGCCAGTCGCCGTTGAAGGATGGTGAGCGCGAATCCGACGGTTCCTGCGCGCTTGTCATTTTCAAGCTTCTCGGCACGATTGAACTCATCGCGCACGTAGTCAGTGACCGCCTTATAGAGATGGGCTTCAGCGTCCGAGAGCTTGTAGGGCACGGTATAAGCAATGCGCGGAGGAAACAACCGCGTGCCGTCGAACTTGAGCAGGCTCTCCTTTACCATGCGGCGCATCAGGTCCGAAACGTCGGCGACGTGGACCCCATCGCGGAACCGCCCCTCGAAACGGTCACCATCGAGCAGCGCCATGAAGAGCTGGAAGTCCTCTTCTTTGCCATTGTGCGGTGTCGCTGTCATTAACAGGAAGTGCCTTGTGAGAGTCGAGAGCAGCTGTCCAAGGCGGTAGCGCTTGGTGTACTTGATCTCGCCGCCGAAGACGGTGGCCGACATTTTGTGCGCTTCGTCGCAAACCACGAGATCCCAGCGGCCATCCGGCGCCTGGAGCTTTTGCTGCACGTCCTCGTTGCGTGAGAGCTTATCGAGTCGGGCGATGACGAGATTGGTTTCCAGAAACCAGTTGCCAGTACGTGCAGCTTCGAGCTTGTCATTGGTAAGAATCTTGAAAGGCAGATGGAAGCGGCGGTAGAGCTCGTCCTGCCATTGTTCGGCGAGACTGCCCGGGCAAACAATGAGGCAACGTTGTAGATCGCCGCGGGCAATCAGCTCCTTGATGAGCAGGCCCGCCATGATGGTCTTTCCGGCGCCGGGATCGTCGGCAAGCAGGAAGCGCAACGGCTGGCGCGGCAACATGGATTCGTATACCGCCGTGATCTGGTGCGGTAACGGATCGACGACGGAGGTATGGACCGCCAGTACCGGATCGAACAAGTGTGCAAGACGAATGCGCTGTGCTTCGGAGACTAGGCGGAAGAGCGCCCCATCTCCATCGAAACTCCAGGGCCGGCCTTGTTCGACAATCTCGATGCGTGGCTCATCGTGACGGTAGAGGAGCTCGTTCGCGACCTTGCCCGCCGGGGTCTTGTATGTAAGCTCCAGCGCCTCCGATCCATACCACTGGACGTTCACGACTGTGACCAGCGCATCCGGTAGGATGCCCCGGATCGCGGCGTTGGGTTGGAGGTCTTCGAGCTTACTCATGTTTGCAGAGGTCGCTGGAGAGATTCCCCATTGTGCGACGTGACAACTCTTGGGCTGAATCGCCAACCACCCAGCCAGCTTGCACAATAAGCAGCTTGTTTATCAACCCCTTGGCTTCTTTTTCTGGTTCTGGGACCAACGCTCCCCCTCCTCCAATCCCTTTTATTTATGCTGGAATCCTAACATAAGACTCCCGATATGACGGAGTTGGTGGGAATTGCGGAAATCTGCGGGAAATTCTGGGCGCCGGCTGATGCAGTGGGAAAGGCGTCTTTTAGAAGTCCTGGGCCGCCGCCTCCAACATGCGGGGTGACGGTGTTCCCCCTCTCCCCCGCCCTCTCCCGCGAAGGGGAGAGGGAGTTAATTTTTGGGGACAGGTTTCGCGCGGGGGAACAAAAGCCCTCGGGTTAACTAGAGCCGGGTGACGGCAAACGTGTCGCAATCGCGAAGATCGCCACTCGTGAGGCCGCGCTTGAACCAGCTTACGCGCTGCGCGGAACTGCCGTGGGTGAATGAATCCGGGCTGACATAACCGCCGCGTGCCTGTCGCATCAGGCGGTCGTCGCCGATCGCGCTGGCGGCGTTGAGCCCCTCTTCCACGTCGCCGGCTTCGAGGATTTGTTTCGTCCGTTGCGTGTGGTTGGCCCACACGCCGGCATAGCAATCGGCCTGCAGCTCCAGCCGCACCGACAGGGCGTTGGCCTGGCCCGCGTTCGCGCGTTGCGCCTCCTGCACCTTGCCCGCGATGCCGAGAAGATTTTGCACGTGATGCCCGACTTCATGCGCGATGACGTACGCCTGCGCGAAATCCCCCGGCGCCTGAAAGCGCTCGCGCAGCTCGCGATAAAACGCCAGATCGATGTAAAGCTTCTGGTCGCCCGGGCAATAAAACGGGCCGGCCGCCGCCTGGCCCATGCCGCAGGCCGACTGCACGACGCCGGTGAACAACACCAGCGTGGGTTCGCGGTAGCTCAGGTTCATCTGGCGGAACAGGGCATGCCAGGCATCCTCGGTATCGGCGAGCACCACGGAAACGAATTGGCCCAGCTCGCGATCTTCTTCCGAAAGCTCGACGGGTTCGGTGGTTGAGCCCGTCGGGACGTTCAGCGTCGTCACCTCTTGCAGCACCGTGCCCGGATCGACGCCGAAGAGCAGCGCCACCAGCGCCAGCACCACGACACCGCCCACGCCCAGGCCGACCCCGCCCACCCTCATGCCGCGGCGATCTTCAACGTTCTGGCTCTGCCTCTGACCTTTCCACAACATGGCTGAAGCCTCCTGTGCGCCGTTTGCCGGAAACGGGCTTGATCCGTAGGCGGGTATATTAATCCCGATGAGGGGGGGAATGGCAGAAGGAATTCCTGATTGCGCGGGAATGACAACCGCTCCACCGTCATGCCCGCGAAAGCGGGCATCCAGGTTTTAAATGACATCCCGCGACAGCGGGATACTTCATCGGTTCGGCGGGTTACGGCGAAATAGGCCTAACCCGCCCTACATTAATATTGTAGGGCGTACCCTAGGGAGAAAGGTTGTCATTCCCGCGAAGCTTGTCCCCGCATGTAGTAAGCGGGGAGCGGGAATCCAGTCTTATGGCGCGTGGGTTGTGCCTTACGTGCCCGATGCGTTTTTGTGTTGGGGTTCGCTGCGCTCACCCCGACCTACGCCCTGGGTAAACAGCCGATCAAGCCGCTGTGCGCACGACGAATTCCGTCCGGATCTCGTCGAACGGAACGCGAATACGGCGGCCCGCTTTTTCGATCAGCCCAATCTCAACCAGCACCTGAATATCGGTGTGCACATTCTTGACGTCGCGGCCGAGCTCGCGCGCCAGGGCGCGGATCGACATCGGTTCCCGTCCCTGCAAAGCGCGCAACAACTCCCAGCGCTTGCCGGTAAGGGTCTTGAGGAGCGTATCGAGGTTTTCGAAACTGACGAATTCGCCCTGCGCAGCGCGTGTTTTCACCGCTCGCCGAAACCGGCCGAGTGATTTTTTAACACTTGAGACTTCAATCGTTACCGTGCGCATGGCTAACCTGCGACTTATTTCTCCTCCCATGGCGCAAAACCGATGGAGCGTTTCTTCTTCGGATTGGGCGGGGTCATGAGTTCACGGATGGCGGTGATCAGGCTGGCTATTGCCTGATCGTGCCCGGTCACCTTGCGCTCCAGTTGGTCAAGCTTGCGCCCGATTTCCCTGTGGATAACGGAAAGCTCCCGGAGCTTCACGAATGCACGGACCACGAACACGCTGACTTCGACCGCACGAGGTGAGTTCAGCACGGCGGCAGCCATAATGGCACCATGTTCGGTAAAGGCGGTGGGCAATACTGGTGAAAATTTAAGGCGCGCAAGGTGGTCGCAATTTGCGACCACCTTGGTCTTCTCTGCCTCGGTCAGCTGAAACATGAAATCTGCCGGAAAACGTTCCAGATTACGTTTTACCTGCTCATTCAGGCGTTTCGTGGTGACACCGTATAGCTCAGCCAGGTCTGCATCGAGCATCACCTTATGCTCACGGATTAACAGGATTGACCGTGCGACGCGTTCGACAGGGACAACGGGCTTGGTTCTCCTCGATTTATCCATAACCTGACTCCTTCAGGTTTTTCCAAATCCGTTCAGTTTTCTTTTGATGTCGCATTTTGCGACATCAAGTTGGTTTTTTGTAAATCGGGAAAGATTATAGAGCCCCTTTCCAGATTATTGGCCCTAGATATAGGGGGAGCGAAAGAAGTGAATGCAGGTCGCGTCATGCGCGCCGATCAGCCGGTTCGCGCGTGGTACGCGCCCTACGTGAGTATTAATGTAGGTTGGGGTGAGGCGTTTTGTGCCGAACCCCAACGTTACTCAGGCGTGTTGGGGTTCGCTGCGCTCACCCCAACCTACGTGAGCTGTTTGATCTCAAATGAACATTCGGCGGGTTACGGCGAAAATCGCCTAACCCGCCCTACATTAAAATGTAGGGCGCGCATTGCGCGCCGATCGACTGGTTGGAATGTGGCAGGCGCCCTACTTCTTGCCGACGCCGAATCCGGTGACTTCGTAAAGGATGCAATAGGCGAAGAACGCCGAGACCAGCGCCAGGGTGCCGACGATGCCGAACAGGATGTTCGACAGTTTGTCGGGGGTGATGGCCTGGGTTACCGGGCCGATGGTGATCAGAGTCAGGCCGACGGCCGTGCGGATGGCGCGGTCGAGGGTGCCCATGTTGCGTTTGAAGGTGATTTTCATTTCGTTTCATCCCCTAAGATCAAATGTTGGGGTTCGGCGCTGCGCGCCTCACCCCAACCTACATGAACTAGTTCGTTCACCCTTTACCGGCCCCTACCCTCTCCCTGGCCCTCTCCCTTTCAGGGAGAGGGGACTGAGTAGTGAGGTGAGGGAATAATTTTTGAGGGCATTTAATTTGTATAGGCGCTCGCGCCGCCGCCTGCGCGGGCGATGGAGGCGCTGGCGTCCTTGCTCTGGCCGGCGGCGCCGGGTTCGAACACGCTGATGCCCCCGCCTTTGGCCTTGGCGGCGTACATCGCCAGGTCGGCATTGAATAACAGCGTGTCGGCATCCTTTCCATGCACGGGAAAGATCGCCACGCCAATGCTGGCGCTCACCGTCACTTGCGTGTCCGATAGTATGTACGGTGCGTTCAGTGCGGCCTGGATGCGGTCCAGCACCGTCAGGCACGTGGCCCAGTCGGCCGGGCTCAACAGCACGGTAAATTCATCGCCACCAAAACGCGCCGCGGTATCGGCGGCGCGCAAGGCGCCCTCGATGCGTTTCGCCGCCTGGCGCAACAGTTCGTCGCCGTAAAAATGGCCATGCGTGT
The DNA window shown above is from Sulfuricaulis limicola and carries:
- a CDS encoding helicase-related protein — translated: MSKLEDLQPNAAIRGILPDALVTVVNVQWYGSEALELTYKTPAGKVANELLYRHDEPRIEIVEQGRPWSFDGDGALFRLVSEAQRIRLAHLFDPVLAVHTSVVDPLPHQITAVYESMLPRQPLRFLLADDPGAGKTIMAGLLIKELIARGDLQRCLIVCPGSLAEQWQDELYRRFHLPFKILTNDKLEAARTGNWFLETNLVIARLDKLSRNEDVQQKLQAPDGRWDLVVCDEAHKMSATVFGGEIKYTKRYRLGQLLSTLTRHFLLMTATPHNGKEEDFQLFMALLDGDRFEGRFRDGVHVADVSDLMRRMVKESLLKFDGTRLFPPRIAYTVPYKLSDAEAHLYKAVTDYVRDEFNRAEKLENDKRAGTVGFALTILQRRLASSPEAIYQSLRRRRERLESRLRELEVLQRGGQAAPVLAPATPTFDVEDVEDLEDAPDNEVEAAEEEVLDQATAARSIVELKAEIATLKGLESLALGVRRSGADTKWRELSSLLDEIFTTAGSANRVAEPDAPYGAGEIPRPTSSPHQKLIIFTEHRDTLNYLQSRITTPLGQQAVVVIHGGMGREERLKVQEAFKFDPEVQVLLATDAAGEGINLQRAHLMVNYDLPWNPNRLEQRFGRIHRIGQTEACHLWNLVAEETREGDVYRKLLEKLEQARQALGGQVFDVLGKLQFEGKSLRDLLIQAIRYGELPEIKAYLTTVLDKALDRGHLQDLLDERALAHDAMDASRVHRIREDMERADARRLQPHYIESFFHEAFQRLGGAVKQREPRRYEITHVPAPVRHRDRLIGIGEPVLPRYERIAFDKSLVAPQGQPLAAFVCPGHPLLDSVIDITLERHRDLLKRGAVLVDEHDSGTQPRVLFYLEHAIQDASLTRSGERRIVSKRMLYVELDADGNTRHMHYAPYLDYRPLAEGEPNVQEILDRPECAKLNRELEQKAQGYAVAHVVPEHLAEVRDGKLALIAKTEAAVKERLTKEITYWDHRAEQLKLQEQAGRPNARLNSGEARKRADLLQGRLQKRLEELKQEAHISPLPPVVLGGILVVPMGLLASMTGKAAATPTTPVDTLVSADRARAIVMEIERKLGFEPTDRELEKLGYDIESRVPGTGKLRFIEVKGRVTGAQTITVTRNEILYSLNKPEDFLLAIVEFTGDITHRVHYVRQPFQREPDFGVTSVNYDFAELIAKGGRPS
- a CDS encoding neutral zinc metallopeptidase, producing the protein MLWKGQRQSQNVEDRRGMRVGGVGLGVGGVVVLALVALLFGVDPGTVLQEVTTLNVPTGSTTEPVELSEEDRELGQFVSVVLADTEDAWHALFRQMNLSYREPTLVLFTGVVQSACGMGQAAAGPFYCPGDQKLYIDLAFYRELRERFQAPGDFAQAYVIAHEVGHHVQNLLGIAGKVQEAQRANAGQANALSVRLELQADCYAGVWANHTQRTKQILEAGDVEEGLNAASAIGDDRLMRQARGGYVSPDSFTHGSSAQRVSWFKRGLTSGDLRDCDTFAVTRL
- a CDS encoding helix-turn-helix domain-containing protein, producing MRTVTIEVSSVKKSLGRFRRAVKTRAAQGEFVSFENLDTLLKTLTGKRWELLRALQGREPMSIRALARELGRDVKNVHTDIQVLVEIGLIEKAGRRIRVPFDEIRTEFVVRTAA
- a CDS encoding ORF6N domain-containing protein, whose amino-acid sequence is MDKSRRTKPVVPVERVARSILLIREHKVMLDADLAELYGVTTKRLNEQVKRNLERFPADFMFQLTEAEKTKVVANCDHLARLKFSPVLPTAFTEHGAIMAAAVLNSPRAVEVSVFVVRAFVKLRELSVIHREIGRKLDQLERKVTGHDQAIASLITAIRELMTPPNPKKKRSIGFAPWEEK
- a CDS encoding YgaP family membrane protein, producing the protein MKITFKRNMGTLDRAIRTAVGLTLITIGPVTQAITPDKLSNILFGIVGTLALVSAFFAYCILYEVTGFGVGKK